In one bacterium genomic region, the following are encoded:
- a CDS encoding multiheme c-type cytochrome: protein MKKFWLPALLFAAVLALVLNCGETTTGPGEAAGYFLGAEACRQCHSTAYKDAIKTAHFNTFVDDPENPYDFVSIWKADGRPEYCLQCHTTGWDPGKGNHGADEVEYRKGLLGVQCEACHGPGSEHVKGGGDAAKITLSYDAGVCGACHTGDHNPTYGEWEESEHADALNGLKSSSHPQDNCLECHSADYWYDRTVTLASAQYGITCATCHFAHGSNFEHQLREEGERLCSLCHTDEGARPPSAPHHTQDEMLAGIGGYEWPQGGPYLNSDHTYVVEERCKKCHMYAKPFEEGKPAIKGHTWKPRIEPCRECHPGANSFNIGGAQRRIERLLEELEAKLERQRNKQAQDYIYAKFDYDFVENDGSYGVHNYKYARQLLEDSIEFYEPSGDDERPYGVARGR, encoded by the coding sequence ATGAAAAAGTTTTGGCTTCCCGCGTTATTGTTTGCCGCCGTGCTCGCGTTGGTGTTAAACTGCGGCGAAACTACCACCGGCCCCGGCGAGGCGGCCGGGTATTTTTTAGGCGCAGAGGCCTGTCGCCAGTGCCATTCCACGGCGTATAAAGACGCAATAAAGACCGCCCATTTCAACACCTTCGTCGACGACCCCGAGAACCCGTACGATTTCGTTTCCATCTGGAAAGCAGACGGCCGGCCCGAATACTGCTTGCAGTGCCACACCACCGGTTGGGACCCGGGCAAGGGCAACCACGGCGCCGACGAGGTCGAGTACCGCAAGGGCCTTTTGGGCGTTCAATGCGAAGCCTGCCACGGCCCGGGCTCGGAGCACGTCAAGGGCGGCGGCGACGCCGCGAAGATAACGCTCTCCTACGACGCCGGCGTGTGCGGCGCGTGCCACACCGGCGACCACAACCCGACGTACGGCGAGTGGGAGGAATCGGAACACGCCGACGCGCTCAACGGCCTGAAGAGTAGCTCGCACCCCCAGGATAATTGCCTGGAGTGCCATTCCGCCGATTACTGGTACGACCGCACGGTAACCTTGGCCTCGGCGCAGTACGGCATAACGTGCGCTACGTGCCACTTCGCGCACGGCTCCAACTTCGAGCACCAGCTCCGCGAAGAGGGCGAGAGGCTCTGCTCGTTGTGCCACACCGACGAGGGCGCGCGGCCCCCCAGCGCCCCTCACCACACTCAGGACGAAATGTTGGCGGGCATCGGCGGCTACGAGTGGCCGCAGGGCGGCCCGTATCTGAACTCGGACCATACGTACGTCGTGGAGGAACGCTGCAAGAAGTGCCACATGTACGCCAAGCCGTTCGAGGAAGGTAAGCCCGCGATAAAAGGCCATACCTGGAAGCCGAGAATAGAGCCGTGTCGGGAGTGCCACCCGGGCGCCAATAGCTTCAACATCGGCGGCGCCCAGAGGCGCATCGAGAGGTTGCTGGAGGAGCTGGAGGCCAAGCTCGAGCGGCAGCGGAATAAACAAGCGCAGGATTATATATACGCCAAGTTCGACTACGACTTCGTCGAAAACGACGGCAGCTACGGCGTCCACAACTACAAGTACGCCCGGCAGCTCCTCGAAGATTCGATCGAATTTTACGAGCCGAGCGGCGACGACGAACGGCCTTACGGCGTAGCGAGAGGCCGCTAA